A single Orcinus orca chromosome 2, mOrcOrc1.1, whole genome shotgun sequence DNA region contains:
- the DTWD1 gene encoding tRNA-uridine aminocarboxypropyltransferase 1 isoform X2 has protein sequence MSLNTPIFLKEREEGNSKFVEMQQSQTTSIAAEYPLQNLCLASQEVLQKAQQNGRSKCLKCGGSRMFYCYTCYVPVENVPIEQIPRVKLPLKIDIIKHPNETDGKSTAIHAKLLAPEFVNIYTYPCIPEYEEKDHEVALVFPGPNSVSVKEISFHLQEKIQNNVGGKNDDLDKPFIKRKKTEEQDLNDSKCKDTTLKKIVFIDSTWNQTNKIFTDERLQGLLQVELKTRKTCFWRHQKGKPDTFLSTIEAIYYFLVARTCLRMKPAKESRVER, from the exons ATGTCTCTCAATACACCTATATTTctcaaagaaagggaagaaggtaATTCAAAATTTGTGGAAATGCAACAGTCACAAACTACATCCATAGCTGCAGAATATCCTCTTCAAAACTTATGCTTAGCATCTCAAGAAGTTCTTCAAAAAGCTCAGCAAAATGGAAGATCAAAATGTCTCAAGTGTGGTGGTTCAAGAATGTTCTACTGCTATACATGTTACGTCCCAGTTGAGAATGTACCTATTGAACAGATACCACGTGTGAAG ctTCCATTGAAGATTGACATCATTAAACATCCAAATGAAACAGACGGCAAAAGCACTGCTATACATGCAAAACTCTTAGCACCTGAATTTGTGAATATTTATACATATCCTTGTATTCCAGAATATGAAGAAAAGGACCATGAA GTTGCACTTGTTTTTCCTGGACCTAACTCTGTTTCAGTAAAAGAAATTTCTTTTCATCTCCAAGAAAAGATTCAAAATAATGTTGGAGGCAAAAATGATGACCTTGACAAGCCATTCATTAAACGCAAGAAAACTGAAGAACAGGATTTGAAtgacagcaagtgcaaagacacaacactgaaaaaaattgtattcatAGATAGCACCTggaaccaaacaaacaaaatattcacTGATGAGAGACTgcaag GGTTGCTACAAGTTGAgttgaaaacaagaaaaacttgCTTTTGGCGCCATCAAAAAGGAAAGCCAGATACCTTCCTTTCCACAATTGAAGCCATTTAC
- the DTWD1 gene encoding tRNA-uridine aminocarboxypropyltransferase 1 isoform X3, whose product MSLNTPIFLKEREEGNSKFVEMQQSQTTSIAAEYPLQNLCLASQEVLQKAQQNGRSKCLKCGGSRMFYCYTCYVPVENVPIEQIPRVKLPLKIDIIKHPNETDGKSTAIHAKLLAPEFVNIYTYPCIPEYEEKDHEVALVFPGPNSVSVKEISFHLQEKIQNNVGGKNDDLDKPFIKRKKTEEQDLNDSKCKDTTLKKIVFIDSTWNQTNKIFTDERLQGLLQVELKTRKTCFWRHQKGKPDTFLSTIEAIYYFLSYW is encoded by the exons ATGTCTCTCAATACACCTATATTTctcaaagaaagggaagaaggtaATTCAAAATTTGTGGAAATGCAACAGTCACAAACTACATCCATAGCTGCAGAATATCCTCTTCAAAACTTATGCTTAGCATCTCAAGAAGTTCTTCAAAAAGCTCAGCAAAATGGAAGATCAAAATGTCTCAAGTGTGGTGGTTCAAGAATGTTCTACTGCTATACATGTTACGTCCCAGTTGAGAATGTACCTATTGAACAGATACCACGTGTGAAG ctTCCATTGAAGATTGACATCATTAAACATCCAAATGAAACAGACGGCAAAAGCACTGCTATACATGCAAAACTCTTAGCACCTGAATTTGTGAATATTTATACATATCCTTGTATTCCAGAATATGAAGAAAAGGACCATGAA GTTGCACTTGTTTTTCCTGGACCTAACTCTGTTTCAGTAAAAGAAATTTCTTTTCATCTCCAAGAAAAGATTCAAAATAATGTTGGAGGCAAAAATGATGACCTTGACAAGCCATTCATTAAACGCAAGAAAACTGAAGAACAGGATTTGAAtgacagcaagtgcaaagacacaacactgaaaaaaattgtattcatAGATAGCACCTggaaccaaacaaacaaaatattcacTGATGAGAGACTgcaag GGTTGCTACAAGTTGAgttgaaaacaagaaaaacttgCTTTTGGCGCCATCAAAAAGGAAAGCCAGATACCTTCCTTTCCACAATTGAAGCCATTTAC